A portion of the Hymenobacter gelipurpurascens genome contains these proteins:
- a CDS encoding FAD-dependent oxidoreductase, with protein sequence MADTPHPTRTSGATFSSWFGTTEALPKYPSLRKSIVADVVVVGGGIAGLTTAYLLGREGLEVVVLEDGELASGESGRTTAHLSNALDDRYTTLEQLFGEAGARLAADSHGQAIDCIEEIVRREHISCDFTRLNGYLFLPKNGKPKELDEEKAAAYRAGLTDVQRVPDAGAKGFRTGECLVFPDQGQFHILKYLRGLAEAIERQGGKIFTHTHVAEVYGGNQARAVISDEIDVQARAVVVATNTPMNDRVVMHTKQSPYRTYALAARVPKGAVTRALYWDTSDPYHYIRLQEQPDYDLLIVGGEDHKTGQEDKPEERLRCLEEWTREHFPAVESIEYQWSGQVMEPVDGLGYAGRNPLDAENVYIITGDSGHGMTHSTLGAQIITDLILERPNPWAHLYDPGRVTVRPESVKEFVRENVNVVAEYTDLLTGGDVSKPEEIAPGTGAVLRRGITKVAVYRDDAGNTHECSAICPHLGCVVHWNGLEKSWDCPCHGSRFDAYGHLMNGPANANLAPTNSAE encoded by the coding sequence ATGGCTGATACTCCTCACCCAACCCGTACTTCCGGCGCTACCTTTTCCTCCTGGTTCGGCACCACGGAGGCGCTGCCCAAATACCCTTCACTGCGCAAGTCCATTGTGGCCGATGTGGTGGTGGTAGGTGGGGGCATTGCCGGGCTCACTACGGCCTACCTGTTGGGGCGAGAAGGCCTGGAGGTAGTGGTGCTGGAAGATGGAGAGCTGGCGAGTGGCGAAAGTGGCCGCACCACGGCCCACCTTTCCAATGCCCTTGATGACCGCTATACTACTCTGGAGCAGCTATTTGGCGAAGCCGGCGCCCGCCTGGCCGCCGATAGCCATGGGCAGGCTATAGACTGCATTGAAGAAATTGTGCGGCGCGAGCATATCAGCTGCGATTTTACGCGCCTCAATGGGTACTTATTCCTGCCCAAAAATGGGAAGCCCAAAGAACTGGATGAGGAGAAGGCCGCTGCCTACCGGGCGGGCCTCACCGACGTACAGCGCGTGCCCGATGCCGGCGCGAAAGGCTTCCGAACCGGCGAGTGCCTGGTCTTTCCAGATCAGGGCCAGTTTCATATTCTGAAGTATCTGCGGGGTCTTGCCGAGGCGATAGAGCGCCAGGGTGGGAAAATATTTACGCATACCCACGTAGCGGAAGTATATGGCGGCAACCAGGCGCGTGCTGTGATCAGTGACGAGATAGATGTGCAGGCCCGGGCCGTGGTAGTGGCCACCAACACCCCCATGAACGACCGGGTAGTGATGCACACCAAACAGTCACCGTATCGTACGTATGCACTGGCGGCCCGCGTGCCCAAAGGGGCCGTTACGCGGGCGCTGTACTGGGATACTTCCGACCCGTATCACTATATCCGCCTGCAGGAACAGCCCGACTACGACCTGTTGATTGTGGGAGGCGAAGACCACAAAACCGGACAGGAAGACAAGCCCGAGGAGCGCCTGCGCTGCCTGGAAGAGTGGACGCGGGAGCACTTCCCGGCAGTTGAGAGCATTGAGTACCAGTGGTCGGGGCAGGTGATGGAGCCGGTAGATGGCCTAGGCTATGCCGGCCGCAATCCGCTGGATGCTGAAAACGTGTACATCATCACCGGCGACTCGGGCCACGGCATGACGCACAGCACCTTGGGCGCGCAAATCATCACCGACCTTATCCTGGAGCGCCCCAACCCGTGGGCGCACCTCTACGACCCCGGCCGAGTGACGGTACGCCCGGAATCGGTGAAAGAGTTTGTGCGGGAAAACGTGAACGTGGTCGCCGAATACACGGATCTGCTGACGGGTGGCGACGTAAGCAAGCCGGAAGAAATAGCGCCCGGCACCGGGGCGGTGCTGCGCCGCGGCATCACGAAGGTGGCCGTGTACCGCGACGACGCTGGCAACACCCACGAGTGCTCGGCTATCTGCCCGCACCTGGGCTGCGTGGTGCACTGGAATGGCCTGGAGAAAAGCTGGGACTGCCCCTGCCACGGCTCCCGCTTCGACGCCTATGGCCACCTGATGAACGGGCCGGCCAACGCCAACCTCGCCCCCACAAATAGCGCTGAATAG
- a CDS encoding bestrophin family protein: MYVRNNLRWRVIWKYAWKSLLLFTLYSVVVCFVYGPLRLHSVSIPWQPVSLLGTAVAFYIGFKNNGSYERFWEGRKLWGGIVNSSRTFAVEALEFVTSVVDAPNVDAPAASAQELSVRHRRMVYRQIAWCNALRLNLRRQPEQWDAAVAPFLDEEESERLRKMGNPPAHLIRQQAADLRVLREERGLLNDFQHVQMIRTLEILYDLQGGCERIKNTPFPRQYAFFSYVFIWIFVGLLPLGLIGEFAKMGPDHIWLTVPFSVLVSWVFNTIEVVGHTSENPFENEMNDVPMTAICRSIEIDLRQMLGETEVPPKLEPVDDILY, from the coding sequence GTGTACGTTCGTAATAATCTTCGCTGGCGCGTTATCTGGAAGTATGCTTGGAAAAGCCTGCTGCTGTTTACCCTCTATTCGGTAGTAGTGTGCTTTGTGTATGGGCCGCTGCGGCTGCATTCGGTATCTATTCCGTGGCAGCCGGTGTCGTTGCTGGGTACGGCGGTGGCGTTCTACATCGGCTTCAAAAACAACGGCTCCTATGAGCGTTTCTGGGAAGGCCGCAAGCTGTGGGGCGGCATCGTGAACAGCAGCCGCACCTTTGCCGTGGAAGCGCTGGAGTTCGTAACTTCGGTGGTAGATGCCCCCAATGTAGATGCGCCCGCGGCCTCAGCCCAGGAGCTTTCGGTGCGGCACCGGCGGATGGTGTACCGCCAAATTGCGTGGTGCAATGCCCTGCGCCTAAATCTGCGCCGCCAGCCCGAGCAATGGGACGCCGCCGTAGCGCCTTTCCTCGACGAGGAAGAATCGGAAAGACTGCGGAAAATGGGAAACCCTCCGGCCCACCTCATCCGGCAGCAGGCCGCCGACTTGCGCGTGCTCCGCGAGGAGCGTGGCCTGCTCAACGACTTCCAGCACGTGCAGATGATACGGACGCTGGAAATCCTCTACGATCTGCAGGGTGGCTGTGAGCGAATCAAGAACACGCCCTTCCCGCGCCAGTACGCCTTTTTTAGCTACGTGTTTATCTGGATTTTCGTGGGGCTGCTTCCGCTAGGCCTCATTGGCGAGTTTGCCAAAATGGGCCCCGATCATATCTGGCTGACGGTGCCATTTTCGGTGCTGGTTTCGTGGGTGTTCAATACTATTGAAGTGGTAGGCCACACCAGCGAAAACCCCTTCGAGAACGAGATGAACGACGTCCCGATGACGGCCATTTGCCGCTCCATCGAAATCGATCTGCGCCAGATGCTGGGTGAAACCGAGGTGCCGCCCAAGCTGGAGCCCGTGGATGATATCCTGTACTAA
- a CDS encoding sensor histidine kinase yields the protein MGIQLALGQSVKAASPAGEVRDTLLLKDPKGPHISEAYRYYTEPFTTSPDPEQAEAQWRAGKFRPGPWHKTLNLGLLHERVWMRLTVRNTEAQRLRYFWSIFNFTDSAALYCRRQGEACFTQLATSTSWVPASERPIQARSLSFPFTLEPGETATLFLRIDLHAGALYLPTYIETAEHFLAWEMTFPFERHWVWLLGFYMSSALFSLVLFTFLRDRIYLWYVAYVACVSIFLMMEDGLDALLLPRSPYQLIWAVGQFNFMVLAAAAGIRVMQLFVRLRNDWPGLYRVGNWLTGLAVVFVVIYAALFPWAARHHFALLQILNTTRELVLLCLFGYSWITLLTVARSKHRRQLAAYYILTYLLFFIGFAIFWSNHLGLSSFNPIYPNPLAWGLFFELLVLSALLTGRFRHTLRQIARLRERQLRQRNALGARLIAAQEEERTQLARELHDALGPNLAALHLAWQGPAVQKAITSSPEAAAAGRQTELLLRHLRDEVRTYSHALLPAERGQDSLAESVASLGELLNLYGNPKVQVHCDDDLDHLPPVVQQAAYRIVAELLNNAVRHARATEVEVHLQRQPTVLEIRVEDNGRGFTQPTQQTGIGLRGVRARTEYLHGQMTIDSSPQGTRIVVLLPC from the coding sequence ATGGGTATACAGCTTGCTCTAGGCCAGTCGGTTAAGGCAGCCAGCCCGGCAGGCGAAGTACGCGATACGCTGCTGCTGAAAGACCCGAAAGGCCCGCACATATCAGAGGCCTACCGCTACTACACTGAGCCATTTACCACCAGCCCCGACCCCGAGCAGGCAGAGGCCCAGTGGCGAGCCGGCAAATTTCGACCCGGCCCCTGGCATAAAACCCTCAATCTGGGACTGTTGCATGAGCGCGTGTGGATGCGCCTGACGGTGCGCAACACCGAGGCGCAGCGGCTGCGCTACTTCTGGAGCATTTTCAACTTTACCGATAGCGCTGCCTTGTACTGCCGCCGACAGGGCGAAGCGTGTTTCACGCAGCTGGCCACTTCCACCTCCTGGGTACCCGCTTCTGAGCGGCCCATTCAGGCCCGCTCTCTCAGCTTCCCGTTTACCCTGGAGCCCGGCGAAACGGCCACGCTCTTTCTGCGCATCGATCTGCACGCGGGGGCGCTCTACCTGCCTACCTACATAGAAACGGCCGAGCATTTTCTGGCCTGGGAAATGACGTTTCCGTTTGAGCGGCACTGGGTATGGCTGCTGGGGTTTTACATGAGCAGCGCCCTGTTCAGCCTCGTGCTGTTCACGTTCCTGCGCGACCGGATTTATCTGTGGTATGTGGCCTACGTGGCCTGTGTTTCCATATTCCTGATGATGGAGGACGGGCTGGACGCCCTGCTGCTCCCCAGGAGCCCGTACCAACTGATCTGGGCCGTAGGCCAGTTCAACTTTATGGTGCTGGCAGCCGCAGCAGGCATCCGGGTGATGCAGCTATTTGTGCGGTTGCGCAATGACTGGCCCGGCTTATACCGGGTTGGGAATTGGCTGACTGGCCTAGCCGTTGTGTTTGTGGTGATTTATGCGGCACTCTTTCCCTGGGCCGCACGCCATCATTTCGCCTTACTACAAATCCTGAATACCACCCGCGAATTGGTGTTGTTGTGCCTGTTTGGCTATAGCTGGATTACTTTACTTACGGTGGCCCGCTCCAAACACCGGCGCCAGCTCGCGGCCTATTACATACTTACCTATCTGCTCTTCTTTATCGGTTTTGCAATATTCTGGAGCAACCATTTGGGGCTGAGCAGCTTCAACCCCATCTACCCGAACCCGCTAGCCTGGGGGCTGTTTTTTGAGCTACTGGTACTGAGTGCCTTGCTCACGGGCCGTTTTCGCCATACGCTGCGCCAGATTGCCCGGCTCCGGGAGCGGCAGCTGCGGCAGCGCAATGCCTTGGGGGCTCGCCTGATTGCGGCGCAGGAAGAAGAGCGCACCCAGCTAGCCCGGGAGCTGCACGATGCCCTGGGCCCCAACCTGGCGGCGCTGCACCTGGCCTGGCAGGGCCCTGCCGTGCAAAAAGCCATTACCAGCTCACCGGAAGCGGCGGCGGCGGGCCGCCAAACGGAGCTGCTGCTACGACATCTCCGCGATGAAGTGCGCACGTACAGCCACGCCCTGCTGCCTGCCGAACGCGGCCAAGACTCATTGGCCGAGTCGGTGGCGTCGCTGGGGGAACTTCTGAATCTCTATGGCAACCCCAAAGTGCAGGTGCATTGCGACGATGACCTCGACCACCTCCCGCCCGTGGTGCAGCAGGCAGCTTACCGCATTGTGGCCGAGCTGCTGAACAATGCAGTGCGCCACGCCCGCGCCACCGAGGTAGAAGTGCATCTGCAGCGGCAACCTACGGTGCTGGAAATAAGGGTAGAGGATAATGGCCGGGGCTTTACGCAACCCACCCAGCAAACCGGGATAGGCCTACGCGGCGTGCGCGCCCGCACCGAGTATCTGCACGGCCAGATGACCATTGATAGCTCGCCGCAAGGCACGCGCATTGTCGTGCTCCTACCCTGCTGA
- a CDS encoding energy transducer TonB gives MKHTFRHFALALACSTVGLAPVYAQQKLKYPKQPAANEIYDAVEKPAVPLGGLEAYAQYLADKQQYPTAALQAGTQGTVNVTFVVEKTGSISNVAVAQPVAPELDAEAIRLIKGGPRWTPAQHRGGVVRQRVSVPITFQIPAGTEGAAAASTTPSTAAGPTTQVVTPDKPARPVGGTDAFFEWIQQNQKYPALARQRKIQGRVMMEFVIQKDGTLTDIKPLKRLGSGLDEEAIRLIKAAPKWEPATYKGQAMKQKMVLPVVFQL, from the coding sequence ATGAAGCACACTTTCCGCCATTTTGCCCTGGCCCTGGCTTGCAGCACAGTTGGCCTGGCGCCCGTTTATGCCCAGCAAAAGCTGAAATACCCCAAGCAGCCGGCGGCCAACGAAATTTATGATGCTGTAGAGAAACCCGCCGTGCCGTTGGGTGGCCTAGAGGCCTACGCACAGTATCTGGCCGATAAGCAACAGTACCCCACGGCCGCGTTGCAGGCCGGCACCCAAGGCACCGTGAACGTAACGTTTGTGGTGGAGAAAACCGGCTCCATTTCCAATGTAGCCGTGGCCCAGCCTGTGGCCCCGGAGCTAGACGCCGAGGCTATTCGCCTGATTAAGGGCGGCCCGCGCTGGACGCCAGCCCAGCACCGGGGCGGCGTGGTGCGTCAGCGCGTATCCGTGCCCATCACGTTTCAGATTCCGGCTGGCACAGAAGGCGCAGCCGCTGCCAGCACCACGCCTAGCACTGCTGCCGGGCCTACCACGCAGGTTGTAACGCCTGATAAGCCCGCTAGGCCAGTAGGTGGCACCGATGCGTTTTTTGAGTGGATTCAGCAGAATCAGAAATATCCGGCGCTGGCCCGCCAGCGCAAAATTCAGGGCCGCGTGATGATGGAATTTGTGATTCAGAAAGACGGTACCCTCACTGATATCAAGCCGCTTAAGCGCCTGGGCTCGGGCCTCGATGAAGAAGCCATTCGGCTGATTAAAGCTGCGCCGAAATGGGAGCCTGCTACTTATAAAGGGCAAGCCATGAAGCAAAAGATGGTGTTGCCTGTTGTGTTCCAGTTATAG
- a CDS encoding FUSC family membrane protein, whose amino-acid sequence MNDQTRNFQYFFSSQDFSDGLRTTLSILIPGVALGMMGQLEAGMTVSLGAVCLSLTDSPGPVVHKRNGMLAAILLLPLVAFLTGMAEPSMWLLGLEVGVLSFVFTMFLVYGNRAASVGTAGLLLMILMMDRSLTLPQLLRYAGLVTAGGIWYMLVSLLTYQIRPYRPAQQALGECVRSVADFLRLKADFYRTKTSLEEDYRRLMTQQVTVSEKQDAVRELLFKTRQMIKESTGNGRRLVLTFVDVVDLYEHITVTYYNYEAIRSRFGPSGVLEEVADLAEQMAGELENIGFAIQANHGYQSQVRLATGLEKLKARIDALEDPAQPGHTLVLKKILVNLRNLNQRLQDIQAYFSVKPVASLSNELDLGRFVAHQSFSLSQLRDHLTPSSGIFRHAVRMMLASLVGFVVAKVVLPGHHSYWILMTITYMLKPAFSLTKQRNFERVVGTLVGGVIGGAVLWLVHDKAVLVGLLAVFMLTSFSFSRSNYIITVTFMTPFVLILFSLMGLHYLQVVEERVVDTVIGCLLAFGSAYLLFPRWESDQLQDYMKEVLRANLRYLQTLSEALSGLPVAVVDYKLARKHVYVSSANLAAAFQRMMSEPRAKQHRPSEVHEFVVLNHILSSNVASITSAMLTSSQRVPQQSSLLKPVRQAQQALHRSLRILDPAEPDVATAAEPTAPAATQATADAQLIEQLDFIQKVSSDIRKVTEETLLAENPRPERARQLA is encoded by the coding sequence ATGAACGACCAGACCCGCAACTTCCAGTACTTCTTCTCCAGCCAGGATTTTTCCGATGGCCTGCGCACTACGCTTTCCATTCTGATTCCGGGCGTTGCGCTGGGCATGATGGGCCAGCTCGAAGCCGGCATGACGGTATCGTTGGGGGCAGTCTGCCTCAGCCTTACCGATTCGCCGGGGCCGGTGGTGCACAAGCGCAACGGCATGCTGGCCGCTATTCTGCTGCTGCCCCTCGTGGCCTTCCTGACGGGAATGGCGGAGCCGAGTATGTGGTTGCTAGGCCTGGAGGTGGGCGTGCTCAGCTTCGTGTTTACGATGTTTCTGGTGTATGGCAACCGCGCCGCCTCAGTAGGCACGGCCGGGCTGCTGCTCATGATTCTGATGATGGACCGCTCGCTCACGCTTCCACAGCTGCTGCGCTACGCGGGCCTCGTGACGGCGGGTGGCATTTGGTACATGCTCGTGAGTTTGCTCACCTACCAGATTCGGCCGTACCGGCCGGCCCAGCAGGCGCTGGGGGAGTGCGTGCGCTCCGTAGCCGATTTTCTGCGCCTCAAGGCCGATTTCTACCGAACCAAAACCAGCCTGGAGGAAGACTACCGGCGCCTGATGACGCAGCAAGTAACCGTGAGTGAGAAGCAGGACGCCGTGCGCGAACTGCTTTTCAAAACCCGCCAGATGATCAAGGAATCTACCGGCAATGGGCGGCGTCTGGTCCTCACGTTCGTGGATGTAGTGGACCTCTACGAGCACATTACCGTCACGTATTATAACTATGAGGCCATTCGGTCGCGGTTTGGGCCGTCGGGGGTGCTGGAAGAGGTGGCCGATTTGGCCGAGCAGATGGCTGGCGAGCTGGAGAACATAGGGTTTGCCATTCAGGCCAACCACGGCTACCAGTCCCAGGTCCGGCTGGCTACTGGCCTAGAGAAGCTGAAAGCCCGCATTGATGCACTGGAAGACCCCGCGCAGCCCGGCCACACGCTGGTGCTGAAGAAGATTCTAGTGAACCTGCGCAACCTCAACCAGCGCCTCCAGGATATTCAGGCCTACTTCTCTGTGAAACCCGTGGCCAGCCTCAGCAACGAGCTGGATCTGGGTCGGTTTGTGGCCCACCAGAGCTTCAGCCTCAGCCAGCTCCGCGACCATCTGACGCCCAGCTCCGGCATATTCCGACACGCCGTACGCATGATGCTGGCCTCCCTGGTGGGCTTTGTGGTGGCGAAAGTAGTGCTGCCCGGCCACCACAGCTACTGGATCTTGATGACCATCACGTACATGCTCAAACCCGCTTTCAGCCTCACCAAGCAGCGTAATTTTGAGCGCGTGGTGGGCACGCTGGTAGGTGGGGTTATTGGGGGAGCGGTGCTCTGGCTGGTGCACGATAAGGCAGTGCTCGTAGGCCTATTGGCGGTATTTATGCTGACCTCATTCAGCTTCTCTCGCAGCAATTACATTATCACTGTCACGTTCATGACACCCTTCGTGCTGATTCTGTTTAGCCTGATGGGGCTGCACTATCTGCAGGTGGTGGAAGAACGCGTGGTAGACACCGTTATTGGGTGCTTGCTGGCTTTTGGATCGGCCTACCTGCTGTTTCCGCGCTGGGAGTCCGATCAGCTGCAGGACTATATGAAGGAGGTACTGCGCGCCAACCTGCGCTACCTGCAGACCCTGAGCGAAGCGCTGAGCGGTTTGCCCGTAGCAGTAGTCGATTACAAACTGGCCCGCAAGCACGTGTATGTAAGCTCCGCCAACCTGGCTGCCGCTTTCCAGCGCATGATGTCGGAGCCGCGGGCCAAACAGCACCGGCCCAGCGAGGTGCATGAGTTTGTGGTGCTGAACCACATTCTTTCTTCTAATGTAGCCTCTATCACCTCCGCCATGCTCACCAGCAGTCAGCGCGTACCCCAGCAGAGTTCCCTGCTGAAACCTGTGCGCCAGGCCCAGCAAGCCCTGCACCGCAGCCTGCGCATCCTCGACCCGGCCGAGCCCGATGTGGCTACGGCTGCCGAGCCTACCGCCCCGGCCGCAACCCAGGCTACTGCCGATGCGCAGCTAATAGAGCAGCTCGATTTCATTCAGAAAGTAAGCAGCGACATTCGCAAAGTGACGGAGGAAACTCTGCTTGCGGAAAACCCGCGGCCCGAGCGTGCCCGACAACTGGCATAA
- a CDS encoding RidA family protein, which translates to MSTEPTSSAHNSSRAPEPVGLYPHARRAGNLLFLSGVGPRQRGQKHVPGVELDEDGNILRYDFESQCHAVFQNVRYILEEAGARWEDLVDVTVYLTNMRDDFHAYNRLYAEYFLSNQPCRTTVEINCLPTPIAIELKCIAVMR; encoded by the coding sequence ATGTCGACTGAACCTACTTCCTCTGCCCACAACTCCTCCCGCGCCCCCGAGCCCGTAGGCCTGTATCCGCACGCCCGGCGCGCCGGTAACCTGCTGTTTCTCTCGGGGGTAGGGCCGCGCCAACGGGGCCAGAAGCACGTGCCCGGCGTAGAGCTGGACGAGGACGGCAACATCCTGCGCTACGATTTTGAGAGCCAGTGCCACGCCGTGTTCCAGAACGTGCGCTACATTCTGGAAGAAGCCGGAGCCCGCTGGGAAGACCTCGTGGACGTGACCGTGTACCTAACCAACATGCGCGACGACTTCCACGCCTACAACCGCCTCTACGCAGAGTATTTCCTGAGCAACCAGCCCTGCCGCACTACCGTGGAGATTAACTGCCTTCCCACCCCCATTGCCATTGAGCTGAAATGCATTGCGGTGATGAGGTGA
- a CDS encoding MutS-related protein gives MSASPAFRPLTVPPAELFQENLTHHLAQEKYFASRHQVVALVRLLVFAGAAIGGWFLFMGGQTVAGFVLLFVAYLVFLGLVRWHSSVGYQREHHRLLAQLNRDEQLRLEGKLTGFDPGLRYLDTQHPYAADLDVFGSHSLFQLLNRSTSRLGQDWLAGWLLEPGPAAAVRARQQATAELAPDVAWQQEWQARARHYARQESDPRQFASWLQLPDFFVEKGWLLPLMALLPLVTVGGLVAVFNSYGAGYLLVGLLLTGILNSRFSTQRTNYFEQVMAMRDALRAAHDQLALFEQRDWQDSALRRLHRTLQVAEDISASQLLSWLARIAGWFSLRQNPAVAGTVNALLLWDLWGMWQLERWKRRLGGKLEPLLEAAAELDALVSLAAFRAANPAYCEPGLSTEALEVTAEALGHPLIFDHQRITNDFSLSGLGRTAVITGSNMAGKSTFLRTVGLNLVLAQAGAVVAAGSFRCSPAQVYTAMRTNDNLAENTSSFYAELKRLRLLLDLAEAPKAAQLPVFYLLDEILKGTNSQDRHRGARALVHQLHKRPASGLISTHDLELAALEQELPGTVSNFSFNSFLEPDGTLRFDYHLTPGVCRAFNASQLMRLMGIMLE, from the coding sequence GTGTCTGCTTCTCCCGCTTTTCGTCCGCTTACCGTGCCACCTGCTGAGCTGTTTCAGGAAAACCTGACGCATCATTTAGCGCAGGAAAAATACTTCGCCAGTCGGCACCAGGTGGTGGCGCTGGTACGGCTGCTGGTGTTTGCGGGCGCGGCCATAGGCGGCTGGTTTCTGTTTATGGGCGGCCAGACCGTGGCGGGCTTTGTCCTGCTGTTTGTGGCCTACCTCGTGTTTCTAGGCCTGGTCCGGTGGCACAGCAGCGTGGGCTACCAGCGGGAACATCATCGCCTGCTGGCCCAGCTTAACCGCGACGAGCAGTTGCGGCTGGAAGGCAAGCTCACCGGCTTCGACCCTGGCCTGCGCTACCTCGATACCCAGCACCCGTACGCCGCCGACCTCGACGTATTCGGCAGCCATTCGCTGTTTCAGTTGCTGAACCGCAGCACCTCGCGGCTAGGCCAGGACTGGCTGGCCGGCTGGCTGCTTGAGCCTGGTCCCGCCGCCGCCGTGCGCGCCCGCCAGCAGGCTACCGCCGAGCTGGCCCCCGATGTGGCGTGGCAGCAGGAGTGGCAGGCCCGCGCCCGGCACTACGCCCGCCAGGAATCAGATCCGCGCCAGTTTGCGAGCTGGCTCCAACTGCCCGACTTTTTTGTGGAAAAAGGCTGGCTACTGCCGCTGATGGCGCTGTTGCCGCTCGTAACCGTAGGTGGCCTGGTGGCTGTTTTCAATAGCTACGGAGCGGGATATTTGCTCGTAGGCCTCTTACTGACGGGCATCCTGAATTCACGCTTCAGCACCCAACGCACCAACTACTTCGAGCAGGTAATGGCCATGCGCGACGCCCTTCGCGCGGCCCACGACCAACTCGCCCTTTTCGAGCAGCGCGATTGGCAAGATTCAGCGCTGCGCCGCCTGCACCGCACGCTGCAAGTGGCTGAAGACATTTCTGCCTCGCAGCTGCTAAGCTGGCTGGCCCGAATTGCTGGCTGGTTTTCGTTGCGCCAAAACCCCGCCGTGGCCGGCACCGTGAATGCGCTGCTGCTCTGGGACTTGTGGGGTATGTGGCAGCTGGAACGCTGGAAGCGTAGGCTTGGCGGGAAGCTGGAGCCGCTGCTGGAAGCGGCCGCCGAGCTGGATGCGCTGGTAAGCCTGGCTGCGTTTCGGGCTGCCAACCCTGCGTATTGCGAGCCGGGCCTGAGCACGGAAGCGCTGGAGGTTACTGCCGAGGCGCTAGGCCACCCGCTCATCTTCGACCACCAGCGCATCACGAATGATTTCAGCCTGAGTGGCCTAGGCCGCACGGCCGTGATTACGGGCTCCAATATGGCCGGCAAAAGTACCTTCTTGCGTACCGTAGGCCTCAATCTGGTGCTGGCCCAAGCCGGCGCGGTAGTAGCAGCCGGTAGTTTTCGGTGCAGTCCGGCACAGGTGTACACCGCCATGCGCACCAACGACAACCTTGCGGAAAACACCTCTTCCTTCTACGCTGAGCTAAAGCGCCTGCGCCTGCTGCTAGACTTGGCCGAAGCGCCCAAAGCCGCGCAGCTGCCGGTGTTTTATCTGCTTGATGAAATCCTGAAGGGTACCAACTCCCAGGACCGCCACCGCGGCGCCCGTGCCCTGGTGCACCAGCTGCACAAGCGCCCCGCCAGTGGCCTCATCAGCACCCACGATCTGGAGCTGGCGGCTCTGGAGCAGGAACTGCCGGGCACTGTCAGTAACTTCAGCTTCAACAGCTTCCTGGAGCCCGATGGCACCCTGCGCTTCGACTACCACCTTACGCCGGGCGTATGCCGGGCCTTCAATGCCAGCCAGCTGATGCGCCTGATGGGCATCATGCTGGAATAA
- a CDS encoding cyanophycinase, with amino-acid sequence MPASRKKSTAPHHPASANCPHPKGILIPIGGHERKAEVSEEEAADRPDVAPELILQRFVDEVKGPILVIPTASEEAEASGEEYVAIFQKLGAGPVKVLNIQERAEANDEKNLKLLEEAGGVMFTGGDQLRLTALLGGTMLQRRMKERYTHERFVIAGTSAGATAMSTPMIYQGRNDAGMLKDEIHITTGLEFLHDVAIDTHFVARGRIVRMAQIIATNPACIGLGLEENTGVVITKGRELEVIGDGLVVVVDGMNCSSTTIHEVKPGEPFTIRDLRVHLLSRGQHYSLPIVEQMHV; translated from the coding sequence ATGCCTGCATCCCGCAAAAAAAGTACGGCCCCTCATCACCCCGCATCGGCTAACTGTCCGCATCCCAAAGGCATTCTGATTCCTATTGGTGGCCACGAGCGCAAAGCAGAAGTATCGGAGGAGGAAGCCGCTGACCGGCCCGATGTGGCGCCTGAGCTCATTTTGCAGCGTTTTGTAGATGAAGTGAAAGGCCCGATTCTGGTGATTCCTACGGCCTCGGAAGAAGCCGAAGCATCTGGCGAAGAGTACGTGGCCATTTTCCAGAAGCTGGGCGCTGGCCCGGTGAAGGTGCTCAATATCCAGGAGCGGGCGGAGGCCAACGACGAGAAGAACCTGAAGCTACTGGAAGAAGCCGGCGGTGTCATGTTCACGGGTGGCGACCAGCTGCGGCTTACCGCGCTGCTGGGCGGCACCATGCTGCAGCGCCGCATGAAAGAGCGCTACACCCACGAGCGGTTTGTAATTGCAGGCACCAGCGCCGGCGCTACCGCCATGAGCACGCCCATGATCTACCAGGGGCGCAACGATGCGGGCATGCTCAAGGACGAAATTCACATCACCACTGGCCTAGAGTTTCTGCACGACGTGGCCATTGACACCCATTTTGTGGCGCGGGGCCGCATCGTGCGCATGGCCCAGATTATAGCCACCAATCCGGCCTGCATTGGGCTGGGCCTGGAAGAAAACACGGGCGTGGTCATCACGAAGGGCCGGGAGCTGGAAGTGATTGGTGATGGACTGGTGGTGGTGGTAGATGGCATGAACTGCTCTTCTACTACCATCCACGAAGTCAAACCCGGCGAGCCATTTACCATCCGCGACCTGCGGGTGCACCTCCTCAGCCGGGGTCAGCACTACTCGCTGCCAATCGTCGAGCAGATGCATGTATAA